From a single Aspergillus puulaauensis MK2 DNA, chromosome 2, nearly complete sequence genomic region:
- the AMD1 gene encoding AMP deaminase (BUSCO:EOG09260BYL;~COG:F;~EggNog:ENOG410PGKE;~InterPro:IPR006329,IPR001365,IPR032466,IPR006650;~PFAM:PF00962;~TransMembrane:1 (o533-550i);~go_function: GO:0003876 - AMP deaminase activity [Evidence IEA];~go_function: GO:0019239 - deaminase activity [Evidence IEA];~go_process: GO:0009168 - purine ribonucleoside monophosphate biosynthetic process [Evidence IEA];~go_process: GO:0032264 - IMP salvage [Evidence IEA]), which translates to MDERRPGGLSVGESREVLPRDRQLRTPTYDYAFEKSMSHAEAKLFYQSQSIVPSNNHQNVGTNPVHFPPSDQYGHHSMAGDSQYVGDNLGAPRGIMNLASDDDTVTSELNVICHKIRSLLELRSKYIRLSLQTLGDNPNNTPGWTVYPPPPEPAWGEDKETAKSNNEYGAKHRKRKMGESIGEDFCLADCLPLPGESDWVFRLDENSVYQVYESYGTSDLGKPVVEIPSLRDFYMDLDSVIDVSTDGPAKSFSFKRLSYLEGKFQLYSLLNEYQEIADSKKVPHRDFYNVRKVDTHVHHSACMNQKHLLRFIKSKMKKSPDEVVLFRDGKHLTLKEVFESINLTAYDLSIDTLDMHAHTDSFHRFDKFNLKYNPVGESRLREIFLKTDNYIKGRYLAEITKEVISDLESSKYQMVEWRISIYGRSIQEWDKLAAWVVDNKLFSPNVRWLIQVPRLYDVYKSSGMMENFEQVITNVFQPLFEVTKDPSSHPKLHIFLQRVIGFDSVDDESKAERRLYRKYPIPREWNTKQNPPYTYWIYFMFANMASLNFWRQRRGFNTFVLRPHCGEAGDPDHLAVGFLCCHSISHGILLRKVPLLQYLFYLDQIGIAMSPLSNNALFLTYDKNPCAHFFKRGLNVSLSTDDPLQFAFTKEPLIEEYSVAAQIYKFSAVDMCELAKHSVEQCGFELSLKERWLGSNCSLAGVAGNNVAKSNVPDIRESFRHETLIGELAL; encoded by the exons ATGGATGAAAGACGCCCTGGTGGGCTGAGTGTTGGGGAGTCAAGAGAAGTTCTTCCAAGGGACAGGCAACTGAGGACACCTACATACGATTATGCATTTGAAAAATCAATGAGCCATGCAGAAGCAAAGCTTTTTTATCAAAGCCAATCTATCGTTCCGTCAAATAATCATCAAAATGTCGGCACCAATCCAGTTCACTTCCCACCTTCAGATCAGTACGGACATCATTCCATGGCTGGCGATTCCCAGTATGTCGGTGACAATTTGGGAGCCCCCCGTGGCATTATGAATCTAGCCTCCGATGACGACACAGTTACCTCGGAATTGAATGTTATTTGCCACAAGATTCGGAGCTTGCTGGAGTTGAGATCGAAGTATATTCGACTCTCACTGCAGACTCTTGGGGACAATCCAAATAATACTCCAGGCTGGACGGTATACCCCCCTCCACCAGAACCGGCCTGGGGCGAAGACAAAGAAACTGCGAAGTCGAATAATGAGTATGGCGCAAAACACcggaagagaaagatgggCGAAAGTATCGGTGAAGACTTTTGCCTTGCTGACTGCCTACCGCTTCCGGGAGAGTCTGACTGGGTATTCAGGTTAGATGAGAACAGCGTTTACCAGGTTTACGAAAGCTATGGAACATCTGACTTGGGGAAGCCCGTGGTCGAAATTCCGTCCCTGCGGGACTTCTATATGGACCTGGATTCCGTGATCGATGTTTCAACAGACGGGCCTGCAAAGAGCTTTTCCTTTAAACGACTTTCTTATTTGGAAGGGAAATTCCAGCTCTATTCGCTATTAAATGAGTACCAGGAAATTGCAGATAGCAAAAAAGTACCTCATAGGGATTTCTATAACGTTCGAAAAGTCGACACCCACGTTCATCACTCAGCATGCATGAATCAGAAGCACCTTCTCCGCTTCATCAAAAGCAAAATGAAAAAGTCTCCAGATGAAGTCGTTCTGTTCAGGGACGGCAAGCATTTGACACTTAAAGAAGTCTTTGAGAGTATCAACCTTACCGCCTATGACTTAAGTATCGATACTCTTGATATGCAT GCACACACAGATTCCTTTCATCGGTTTGACAAATTCAATCTTAAATACAACCCGGTTGGAGAGTCTCGGTTACGAgaaatttttttaaagactGACAATTACATAAAGGGGCGATATCTAGCAGAGATAACGAAAGAAGTTATCTCCGATTTGGAATCAAGCAAATATCAAATGGTGGAATGGCGCATTTCTATTTACGGAAGATCGATTCAGGAATGGGACAAACTTGCAGCCTGGGTTGTGGACAACAAGCTATTTTCGCCCAATGTTCGCTGGCTCATCCAGGTACCTCGACTATATGACGTCTACAAATCTAGTGGGATGATGGAAAATTTCGAACAAGTAATCACGAATGTCTTCCAGCCCCTATTCGAAGTGACGAAGGATCCGAGCAGCCATCCTAAATTACACATCTTCCTACAGCGTGTTATCGGCTTTGATAGTGTCGACGATGAGAGCAAAGCTGAGCGCCGTCTGTATAGGAAGTATCCAATTCCGAGGGAGTGGAATACCAAACAAAACCCTCCCTACACTTATTGGATTTACTTTATGTTCGCTAACATGGCGTCTCTCAATTTTTGGCGACAGCGGCGTGGTTTTAATACATTTGTCCTCAGGCCACACTGTGGCGAAGCCGGGGACCCCGACCATCTTGCAGTTGGTTTCCTCTGTTGCCATAGTATTAGCCATGGGATTTTACTTCGAAAAGTCCCACTGCTGCAATATTTGTTTTACCTCGACCAAATCGGTATCGCAATGTCACCTCTCAGCAATAATGCTCTATTCCTCACATACGACAAGAATCCATGCGCTCACTTCTTCAAAAGAGGTTTAAATGTGTCGTTGTCCACGGATGATCCACTGCAGTTTGCCTTCACAAAAGAACCTCTGATCGAGGAATATTCTGTGGCAGCGCAGATCTACAAGTTCAGTGCAGTGGATATGTGCGAGTTGGCTAAGCATTCCGTAGAGCAGTGTGGCTTCGAACTTTCTCTAAAAGAGAGATGGCTTGGTTCAAACTGCTCTCTAGCTGGGGTTGCGGGTAACAATGTTGCGAAAAGCAACGTCCCGGATATTCGAGAATCATTCCGTCATGAAACGCTTATCGGGGAGCTGGCATTGTAA
- a CDS encoding putative actin binding protein (COG:Z;~EggNog:ENOG410PJW6;~InterPro:IPR002108,IPR036028,IPR035718,IPR035719, IPR001452,IPR029006;~PFAM:PF14604,PF00241,PF07653,PF00018;~go_function: GO:0003779 - actin binding [Evidence IEA];~go_function: GO:0005515 - protein binding [Evidence IEA]), with protein MASLNLSANGASISKSYQSVVESSISESARGSPTYAKWAIFSVSTPLVSAFQQDAGNKESILKVQDSGEGELADLIEEFSEGKIQFAFVKVTDVNTGLPKSVLIAWCGEGVPERTKGYFTSHLSTVSKFLHGYHVQITARSDADLTVEGVMQKVGDSSGAKYNPRPEQSTTSAPKPPLSSKPVFTPLRTGGISAGSTSVAPLPVRVKSSDDDGWGPDAPPITRTNLEKVQPAYQPTRVNIQELKSGKQTDQTLNSSGINPEEEDVVKGGYQPIGKVDIAAIRRQAHETGNLKDDRPEPVKGAYEPVGKVDIAAIRAKAQNADGTATKAKESPVPFDRPPISTTGSDINQSSRLTSLPKPKVSSRLGGGSAFTGTKPPLPTGSGASVAPTAPVGSANRAFADQGGKTPAQLWTERKAKERSQDSGAAITPSNGPVSAAANQNNGGDWKSSYSGKTWAPVQTTHTGKSVESIPHETTGAATVESSTIEPIAPQQSVNAIRDQLTQGTAKETSSYVDASLPASPSVHSTGFEAPRAPQAPELSDPQPQTPQSPALDHSEGEGSPIQVAMPVARGTRDENEEQYPPSVTEHTKNLERRPSDDEGQPRGVQDANIAIDAAPTGDADFRKIRALVHYDYEKAEDNEVDLKEGEYVNEIEMVDKDWWLGLNARGERGLFPSNYVEIIGGEHQDRTPSETQPAPNAFSPGTVAGSTEVPGLRAKPTAKALYDYEAAEDNELSFPEDAEITNIEFPDDDWWLGEYRGKTGLFPANYVQLDG; from the exons ATGGCGTCTCTCAATCTATCGGCCAATGGCGCCTCGATATCAAAGAGCTATCAGTCGGTAGTCGAATCTTCTATTTCGGAAAGCGCAAGGGGTTCTCCAACCTACGCAAAGTGGGCAATCTTCTCGGTTTCAACACCCCTCGTGAGCGCGTTTCAACAGGACGCTGGCAATAAAGAAAGTATCCTTAAAGTTCAGGATTCAGGAG AGGGCGAATTGGCTGATCTTATCGAGGAGTTTTCGGAGGGAAAAATACAATTCGCTTTCGTGAAAGTAACGGATGTGAATACTGGGCTTCCTAAAAGCGTCCTCATTGCGTGGTGTGGGGAAGGAGTTCCCGAACGAACAAAGGGCTACTTTACTAGCCACTTGTCCACCGTGTCGAAATTTTTACAT GGCTACCACGTTCAAATAACAGCTCGCTCAGATGCAGACTTGACAGTAGAGGGTGTCATGCAGAAAGTTGGCGACTCGTCAGGCGCAAAATACAACCCGAGGCCCGAGCAATCGACCACTTCTGCCCCCAAGCCCCCCTTATCCAGCAAGCCGGTTTTTACTCCTCTCCGCACCGGAGGGATCAGTGCAGGCTCGACCAGTGTCGCCCCATTACCCGTACGGGTGAAATCGAgtgatgacgatggatgGGGACCTGATGCCCCTCCGATCACTAGAACAAATTTAGAAAAGGTTCAGCCGGCTTACCAACCTACTCGGGTGAACATACAAGAACTCAAGTCGGGGAAACAGACCGACCAAACTTTGAACTCCAGCGGCATAAATcctgaagaggaagatgttgTCAAAGGTGGGTATCAGCCCATCGGCAAAGTAGATATTGCCGCTATCAGGAGACAGGCACATGAGACTGGTAACTTAAAGGATGATCGACCAGAGCCTGTAAAGGGTGCTTACGAACCAGTGGGAAAGGTTGATATTGCTGCGATTCGTGCTAAGGCGCAAAATGCAGACGGGACTGCGACGAAAGCGAAAGAATCCCCTGTTCCATTTGATCGGCCTCCCATTTCGACCACGGGGTCAGATATCAACCAATCAAGCCGGCTCACATCATTGCCCAAGCCCAAGGTTTCCAGCAGGCTTGGTGGAGGCTCGGCATTTACAGGCACGAAGCCGCCTCTTCCCACTGGTAGCGGAGCAAGTGTAGCACCCACTGCCCCTGTAGGAAGTGCTAATCGAGCCTTTGCCGACCAAGGAGGCAAGACACCTGCACAACTCTGGACGGAAAGGAAGGCTAAAGAACGCAGCCAGGATTCTGGTGCTGCTATTACGCCATCTAACGGCCCCGTATCCGCCGCTGCAAACCAAAATAACGGGGGGGACTGGAAGAGCTCTTATAGTGGGAAAACATGGGCCCCTGTCCAGACAACACACACCGGAAAGTCTGTTGAAAGCATTCCCCATGAGACCACTGGCGCCGCTACAGTGGAAAGCTCAACAATTGAGCCTATAGCACCCCAACAAAGTGTTAATGCTATCCGAGACCAGCTCACGCAAGGGACAGCAAAGGAAACCTCTAGCTATGTTGATGCTTCGCTGCCTGCTTCTCCCTCAGTGCATAGTACTGGATTTGAAGCCCCGCGTGCGCCACAGGCTCCCGAGCTTTCCGACCCTCAGCCCCAAACCCCCCAGTCACCCGCGCTGGATCACTCTGAAGGTGAAGGTTCGCCAATTCAGGTTGCCATGCCCGTCGCGAGAGGCACTAGAGATGAGAACGAAGAACAATATCCACCTTCGGTAACCGAGCATACGAAGAATCTAGAGCGACGGCCTTCGGACGACGAGGGTCAGCCCCGTGGTGTCCAAGATGCAAACATAGCAATAGATGCCGCACCTACTGGTGACGCCGATTTCAGAAAAATCCGGGCTCTTGTGCATTACGACTATGAAAAGGCGGAGGATAACGAGGTGGATTTGAAAGAAGGCGAATACGTCAATGAAATCGAAATGGTAGACAAGGATTGGTGGCTGGGTCTAAATGCTCGAGGCGAAAGGGGGCTTTTCCCAAGCAATTATGTTGAAATTATTGGGGGTGAGCATCAGGACCGCACCCCATCTGAAACGCAGCCTGCGCCCAACGCCTTTTCCCCCGGGACTGTTGCCGGTTCCACAGAGGTCCCAGGCTTACGCGCCAAACCTACTGCAAAGGCTCTCTACGATTatgaggctgctgaggaCAATGAGCTCAGTTTCCCTGAGGATGCTGAAATCACGAACATT GAATTTCCCGATGATGATTGGTGGCTAGGTGAATACCGTGGTAAGACGGGTCTTTTTCCAGCGAACTATGTTCAACTTGATGGCTAG